GTAGTAGGGCCATAGGATGAATCTGGGCCGTAGGATGGATGACTTAAAGAATGGCACTAGACTATGGCCGTAGGATGGAGCAGTTTAAAGAATGCAGTAGgatgggaagacgggacagatttGTAGGATGGTTTAGGATAATAGGATGTAGCAGGAGTGTAGGATGGTTGCTAGTGAGGGTACTGAGCCTGTCCCTCGTAGGTGACCTCATCCAGGTAGCCAGAGTCGCCACTGGTAATGTAGGTCACCTGCTGCAGACGACCGTCGGGGAGCTGCACGTAGTACGACCCCTGAGTGTGTTTACCATCCCTAGACTCCGGTTGAGCGAAGTAATCACCGAAGGAGTCGTCCTTCACAACAGAGTTGAAGTCGTACCTGGGAGGAACCTTTGGAAGTTTAAGCAAACACGTCATTTTCTTTATTTATTATCAAAAAACGTTCCATATACATCAATAAAAAATAGATAAAACCTTGAGTAATCTTAATAAATTCTTGTCTCCcaatatacataagggggattactaatagacacctggctgtcttcaagacccctggctgtcttcaagacccctggctgtcttcaagacccctggctgtcttcaagacccctggctgtcttcaagacccctggctgtcttcaagacccctggctgtcttcaagacccctggcgatcttgaagacccctggctgtcttcaagacccctggctgtcttcaagacccctggctgtcttcaagacccctggcgatcttcaagaccccttggctgtcttcaagactcttggctgtcttcaagacccctggctgtcttcaagacccctggctgttttcaagaccccttgctgtcttcaagacccctggctgtcttcaagtcccctggctgtcttcaagacccctggctgtcttcaagacccctggctgtcttcaagtcccctggctgtcttcaagacccctgactgtcttcaagacccctggctgtcttcaagtcccctggctgtcttcaagacccctggctgtcttcaagtcccctggctgtcttcaagacccctggctgtcttcaagacccctggctgtcttcaagtcccctggctgtcttcaagacccctggctgtcttcaagacccctggctgtcttcaagtcccctggctgtcttcaagacccctggctgtcttcaagtcccctggctgtcttcaagacccctgactgtcttcaagacccttggctgccttcaagacccttggctgtcttcaagacccttggctgtcttcaagaccattggctgtcttcaagacccttggctgtcttcaagacccctggctgtgtttaagacccctggctgtcttcaaaacccttggctgtcttcaagacccctggctgtcttcaagaaagcactggacaggtacctaaagccagtacctgaccagccgggcgaTGGTTCGTACGGCAGTCTATGCGCGGCCTGCATTAACAGCCTtattgatcaggccatgatccaccgcgtggcctggtcacagacaggatcacgggggctttgacccctgaaaccctctccaggtatatcctACACCAATGGCTAAAGCGAGCACCACCTGTGCCTAAAAAACGACAGACACTGCTAAGTAAATAATGACTAGGTCAGCCACAGCCACCACGACATTAGCTGTAAAGTCGTGTCCAATATTATGAGCTTCGTCGGTATCTTAAGACTAGTGCTTTTCTTCTCCCGATAATCTCCAGTCAGTGGTCACTTCCGAataacatataaactaaataatgtagatcttaatattacggattgcgaaaaagatttaggagttctggttagcagtaatctgaaaccaagacaacagtgcataagtgttcgcaataaagctaatagaatccttggcttcatatcaagaagcataaataataggagtcctcaggttgttcttcaactctatacatccttggttaggcctcatttagattatgctgcgcagttttggtcaccgtattacaggatggatataaattctctggaaaatgtacaaaggaggatgacaaagttgatcccatgtatcagaaaccttccctatgaggatagactaagggccctgaatcttcactctctagaaagacgtagaattaggggggatgtgattgaggtgtataaatggaagacaggaataaataaaggggatgtaaatagtgtgctgaaaatatctagcctagacaggactcgcagcaatggttttaagttggaaaaattcagattcaggaaggatataggaaagtactggtttggtaatagagttgtggatgagtggaacaaactcccgagtacagttatagaggccagaacgttgtgtagctttaaaaataggttggataaatacatgagtggaagtgggtgggtgtgagttggacctgatagcttgtgctaccaggtcggttgccgtgttcctcccttaagtcaatgtgacctgacctgactaggttgggtgcattggcttaagccggtaggagacttggacctgcctcgcatgggccagtaggccttctgcagtgttccttcgttcttatgttcttatgttcttaaataagtAATCTTGAACTGTGAAAACTTAATAGATGTTAGTAACAAGCCAAAGATTCTCGGGAGATGTGCGGACTGTCGTTTTCACAGACCCCAGTTAGAATCACCAAGAAAACTGTAGATTGACTAATATTCTTTAGCCTTTGCTAGTTACTTTTTTTGGGCTTTCATAAAATCATTATAAAGacagcaaataataataatagtagtaataatagtaataataataataataatattattattattattattattattattattattattattatttttattaatgtttttattgttattgttggtgttattatgattattattattattattattattattattaaagattcaccggtattctcccggtccgggccttttccaagtggtagcCTGGCCTTATCTCCCTATCTAGGGAGTgtttgagacctaagtctcccatgggaggaggcacaagtaccccctcatcttagggaccaactgtccccaggcctagaagCTAGGCCtccctggtctgccatccccgccccaagggggttactgggaatgacagtcttgtgagctgtaagctcggacTCAGGCGCCTACTCTGCCCTGAAAgtcctgggcatggtgtcgatcgattgttatttttattagtattattattattttgatattaatattattttttataatttttattattattattattattatattaatattattttttatattgttattattatcattattattattattattgttattattattattattattattatacatgtaaGACATTCAACTACATTACGTTGTTGAACGATGGGTAGTTGACAACATTGTGAAGAAATACTTAAATTAATAATTCCTCGTTAAAATTCCCCAATTGACATAGAGTAAATGAAACAGACATGATAAATTTACGTTTAATAgcgtataaaaatatatattatgtagATAAATTCCCAACAGAGCCCAACACCTCACTTGTTGTTGTGGGGAAATTATAAAGTGTTTTGCTTTTACGTACGAGATCTATTATACTAAGAGCTTTCTAGTCAAATTATATCAGCAAGTTTTCTAGTGATAAAAAGGGATGGGACTGAAGCCTGAAGCAGGATTGAGTAAGGCTGAAGTAGGTCCATAGGCTGGTACAGGTCCGTACGTAGGTTGGTACGCTGGATATTTGGCTTCTCCTATGTATTTGACCTCGGCCAAGTAGCCAgagtcaccactgacagtgtagGTCACCAGCTGGATACGACCATCGGGGAGCTGTACGGAGTACGACCCCTTGGTGTCGTAGCCATCACGAGTCTCCTGGTGACCGAAGTTGTTACCAGAGAAGTCATCATTGATGCTATAACCGTAGTTGTACCTTGGTGGAGCCTGTACACAGCGCAGGTAAGGATAttgattaaaaatatatttttatgaaaaaaaatatgccAAGAACCACTATGAAGAAAAAGTGaacttccaaacgctttcgtgatttctcacatcgtCACAGGTCCTTCATAATGTGAGGAATCACGAAAGggtttggaagttcactattttttcacagaggttattttgcatattgtgatattactTGTTTGCAGTGTTACtgcataaaaaataattttgaattctCAATAAATCATTAAATGTTTTGGAGGAAACTATAGGATTTACCTAAAATTTCATAGTACATTATTAAATTACGACAGCTTACCTTAAAGAAGAATGCTGGAGGGTAGACTGAGGCGGGAGAGTAAATATTGGTGGGGATGGATGGAGCAGCCATGACAGCCATTACCAGACTCAGGACAATAACAGCCTGTGTGATAACAGACTGATGGTTATAATTTACAGTTTTCAAAGAAGAGGTTCAGAAAAGTCTAAACGTCATGACTGAGTTCTGTGCCTGCCTTTCCAAATCCCAGTGAATGTGTTTAGAGTCAATTAATTATCACTTTTCATGttgtattttgaaaaaaatataattgcCACAGTTTATGTGCTGCCACTATTTGAAAAAAAAGAGTTGATATTCACTTTAGGATTCTAGGTTTTGCTCAATATATAAACATCAAATTTTCAGTTTTCTTTAATACTGAAGACATCTAGCAGAGACTGAAATTTAATGTCTCTTTTTGCAGTGTCTCTCAGAACTACCACAGTGAAAAATAGTAGAATTCCAAgccctttcgtgacttctcacatcaaGGAActcttccttgataatgtgagaactcACGAGAGCGCTTGGAATTCAACTATTTTTAACAGTGAtagttctgcatattgtgatatcacctgtttatatatatatatatatatatatatatatatatatatatatatatatatatatatatatatatatatatatatatatatatatatatatatatatatatatatatatatatatatatatgccaaacaaccactgtgaaagagtagtgatattccaagtgctttcgtgactactcacattgtcaaggaactatgatatatatatatatatatatatatatatatatatatatatatatatatatatatatatatatatatatatatatataaatggattaccttcatgatgctggtgaggttgttatgagtgtactgtgtacccAGACAAAGTCAACACTTATATACCGGCATGAGAGGTGCTGGTCTGTCAGGATCACGGCCATTGGAGCTGCCACACAAAAAAAGTGCAATACTACAGGTGGGAAAGTGATAGATGATTGGACATGATCCCAGGTGTCGGGAAAAAGGTCAAGCTTGTTCCAGCCGAAGTACATACCATAACCAGTTGATGACTTAACTTCCTGTCACTTGCCCAACAAGCAACAATGTCTGTTTATCTCTGATAATGAGGTGTGTGAACACGCATTGAGACGAGTTCCCTTCAAGAGGTGTGACATAGCCTGCTGAGCAGCCGATAAGTTTCGATACTGAAGATACTCAACTATATCACATGTATCTTACTTTTCCAGGTACTTTGATGGttgtgaatggctcttgatccaaggagctgaagttctcctccacttcctccgaGCAAACTTGATTATTCATCATGACCCATGAGCTGTATTACACCTAAGGTATGTATTATCCCTAAGGTATGTATTATCTCTAAGGTATGTATTACCCCTAAGGTATGTATGTCCCGCTGGAGACGTGTTAGCCGATCATTATCAAGGTCACAGAAACCGGTTTGAAAGAGCACGGCGATGGTGGAAAGTGAGAGTAGTTGAAGACAGAGTAGACTTGTCGTAGCTGGTGTTAAGAGGAGACACTACAACGTAATGCTTTCTACAATCACCGCCAGTCTCTCAACTCAAAATCTTGTATGGTTAAATTGAAAATCTTATAAAATTCTGATAAGATGATGATTAAGGCACATGTGTagcagttaggtgtctttatttttgaaacgtttcgcctacacagtaggcttcagctggcccagtggctaacgcgtcggtctggagttttgcaaTGCAGGCTGAAAGTAGCATtataacacaataacaacaataactagGCGGAATACAACACAGGCTGACAGTAGCCCTATAGCACCACGACAACTAGACGGTAAACAACATAGACTGACAGTAGCCCTATAGCACCACGACAACAACTAGACGGTAAACAACACAGGCTGACAGTAGCCCTATAGCACCACGACAACAACTAGACGGTAAACAATACAGGCTGACAGTAGCCCTATAGCACCACGACAACAACTAGACGGTAAACAACACAGGCTGATAGTAGCCCTATAGCACCACGACAACAACTAGACGGTAAACAATGCAGGCTGACAGTAGCCCTATAGCACCACGACAACAACTAGACGGTAAACAACACAGGCTGACAGTATCCCTATAGCAACACGACAACAACTAGACGGTAAACAACACAGGCTGACAGGGGCCCTATAGCACCACGACACCAACTAGACGGTAAACAACACAGGCTGATAGTAGCCCTATAACACCACGACAACAACTAGACGGTAAACAACACAGGCTGATAGTAGCCCTATAACACCACGACAACAACTAGACGGTAAACAACACAGGCTGACAGTAGCCCTATAGCAACACGACAACAACTAGACTGTAAACAACACAGGCTGACAGGGGCCCTATGGCACCACGACAACAACTAGACGGTAAAAAACACAAGCTGACGGTAGCCCTATAGCACCACGACAACAACTAGACGGTAAACAACACAGGCTGACAGTAGCCCTATAGCACCACGACAACAACTAGACGGTAAACAACACAGGCTGACAGTAGCCCTATAGCAACACGACAACAACTAGACGGTAAACAACACAGGCTGACGGGGGCCCTATAGCACCACGACAACAACTAGACGGTAAAAAACACAAGCTGACGGTAGCCCTATAGCACCACGACAACAACTAGACGGTAAACAACACAGGCTGACAGTAGCCCTATAGCACCACGACAACAACTAGACGGTAAACAACACAGGCTGACAGTAGCCCTATAGCACCACGACAACAACTAGACGGTAAACAACACAGGCTGACAGTAGCCCTATAGCACCACGACAACAACTAGACGGTAAACAACACAGGCTGACAGTAGCCCTATAGCACCACGACAACAACTAGACGGTAAACAACACAGGCTGACAGTAGCCCTATAGCAACACGACAACAACTAGACGGTAAAAAACACAAGCTGACGGTAGCCCTATAGCACCACGACAACAACTAGACGGTAAACAACACAGGCTGACAGTAGCCCTATAGCAACACGACAACAACTAGACGGTAAAAAACACAAGCTGACGGTAGCCCTATAGCACCACGACAACAACTAGACGGTAAACAACACAGGCTGACAGTAGCCCTATAGCACCACGACAACAACTAGACGGTAAACAACACAGGCTGACAGTAGCCCTATAGCAACACGACAACAACTAGACGGTAAACAACACAGGCTGACAGTAGCCCTATAGCACCACGACAACAACTAGACGGTAAACAACACAGGCTGACAGTGGCCCTATAGCACCACGACAACAACTAGACGGTAAACAATACAGGCTGATAGTAGCCCTATAACACCACGACAACAACTAGACGGTAAACAACACAGGCTGACAGTAGCCCTATAACACAATAACAACTATTCTTTGATCGTGAGtcagtcttcttcagtcaaatgcaccATCTTCGTTTACTACTACAACCGCTGCCTTTGTAGTTGAGGGAAAAAGCCAACTGTGTAGGTCAAACGTTTTAAAAAATAGACATCCAACTGTTGCAATCATCAACCCGTAAGGGTTCAACCGAACCTGGGTAATTCGGTGTACTTTGGACTTGACCAAAGACAGAAGTTTGTGTGTAAAacttccttgtatcaagagcccttccaaTCACATACACTCcagagtgtgtatacactgtggaATGTACATACACTGTAGAGACACCAATGTGTATAGGTATATTCACTGTTTTTTTTCCTTGATTATTTTCAGAATGTGTTTTTTTGAGTGATTTACAAATATTACATTATATTTTTGATATATTAATGCTGAAGAAATGGTAAAGGCAGACCCATACACAGTTTCAGGAGTATGACAGGCAGTGGCGGACCTATATTTTTGTgcctgttatgggggcccctttGCAATCCCTTCTCATACAATAGACTCAAAATTTTTAAGCAGTATGGACAAAAgtagcttctggggcccctccgggattaggggccctcaagcttaaGTTTCATTCGTTTCACAGTAGACCCGCCTCTGATaacaaggcaggagagagtaaAGCTAGCAAGCGGCTTGGCAAGAgacacgggaccaggagctacgagTCAACCACTGCAGCTGCGTACACGTAAGCACAGAGAGGGATGACCAAGCTGATGCACCTACAATGGAATCCCCTACTGAGGCAACACCAgttaaattattttaaaaatttgaaaaaaattgaCTTTATGGCTGAGTTTAAACCGATAGTTTAATGATAAAAATatttaatagcaataataatatttttatttttacaagtacatgtacaaagtatacaggtacacgtacaaggtatacaggtacacgtacaaggtatacaggtacacgtacaaggtatacaggtacacgtacaaggtatacaggtacacgtacaaggtatacaggtacacgtacaaggtatacaggtacacgtacaaggtatacaggtacacgtacaaggtatacaggtacacgtacaaggtatacaggtacacgtacaaggtatacaggtacacgtacaaggtatacaggtacacgtacaaggtatacaggtacacgtacaaggtatacaggtacacgtacaaggtatacaggtacacgtacaaggtatacaggtacacgtacaagatatacaggtacacgtacaaggtatacaggtacacgtacaaggtatacaggtacacgtacaaggtatacaggtacacgtacaaggtatacaggtacacgtacaaggtatacaggtacacgtacaaggtatacaggtacacgtacaaggtatacaggtacacgtacaaggtatacaggtacacgtacaaggtatacaggtacatgtacaaggtatacaagtatatgtacaaggtatacaggtacatgtacaaggtatacaggtacacgtacaaggtatacaggtacacgtacaaggtatacaagtatatgtacaaggtatacaggtacatgtacaaggtatacaggtacatgtacaaggtatacaagtacatgtacaaggtatacaagtacacgtacaaggtatacaggtacatgtacaaggtatacaagtatatgtacaaggtatacaggtacatgtacaaggtatacaggtacatgtacaaggtatacaagtacatgtacaaggtatacaagtacacgtacaaggtatacaggtacatgtacaaggtatacaggtacatgtacaaggtatacaagtacatgtacaaggtatacaagtacatgtacaaggtatacaagtacatgtacaagatacacaagtacatgtacaaggtatacaagtacatgtacaaggtatacagaccatagctgacatcaatgacatactactatatacaaagtcccttgttatgcagagcatttcccgcaacttaggtcagttttgtcccaggatgcgacccacaccactccactaacacccaggataattattttaattaaaagAAACTCTAAaccgcaagggttatacagcataacacccaggaacccattttactgatgggtgaacatggacaacaggtgtaaagaaacacgcccaatgtttcaaccctcgccaGGACTCGAACCTGGACACTCAGCATGTGATGCGAGAACTTTTGCCATCAGGCCACGGGGGCCACCAATGTTGATAACTTTTTTCTGCTTTTCAAAGACCTCCATGGAGAGAAATATTTATgaccacgtttcggtccgacttagaaaATTAACTAGTCATTTGACCAGTTAATGgaccaaatcggaccgaaacgtcgtgggtaagcttctctctcctatgtgcgggttatattgttcgagtcacggtattgtgttttgtTATTCTTTAGAACACAGTGGATATACATCGTGAGGCGTatttatctgtgtatatatacctgAGAGTATATGCCCTGTCACAgaccaaaaccctctccaggtattctccaggcaACTTTTAGTTTAGGGATGAGAGTATTCTTGACAGGTAGTGAACAGGTTACATACGGCCTAAATGATTTTTCTTTTCCATCTTATTGAAATTTTTTAAATCAGTCAATTATATGCATAGGTATTCGTGTAAGTTTTCAGTTTTCAGATGTGAGAATTATTCATGATTGTTTATTAAGTACTTAGTGAATACAATTTATGGATTTAAAGCTTTATTTCTAAGATTTGTTGGTACTCAGGATAAATATATTAGATGTAAACAGGGGCAGGCCTATAGGCTGGTACAGGCTTGTATGTAGGCTGGTAAGCAGGGTATCTGGCTTCTCCTATATATTTGACCTCGGCCAAGTAGCCAgagtcaccactgacagtgtagGTCACCAGCTGGATACGACCGTCGGGGAGCTGCACGGAGTACGACCCTTTGGTGTCGTAGCCATCACGAGTCTCCTGGTGACCGAAGTTGTTACCAGAGAAGTCATCGTTGATGCTATATCCAAAGTTGTACTTTGGTGGAACCTGTATAGCAAAGAGCCAAAATATAGTACATTTAGAATTACATTTCTCCCTGTATCTAAACGTTGAATGTGCCTGATGTATTTAGCAGTCCAAAAGGTTCATTATAGAATGAGTCTCCTTGTATCTAAACGTTGAATGTGCCTGATGTATTTAGCAGTCCTAAAGGTTCATTATAGAATATTTCTCTTTGTATCTAAACGTTGAATGTGAGTAATGTATTTAGCAGTCCAAAAAGTTCATTATAGAATGATTCTCCTTGTACATAAACGTTGAATGTGCCTGATGTATTTAGCAGTCCTGAAGGTACATTACAGAATAGCATCGCAGGGCAATACACTGCTCTCATTACCTGATATGCAGGAAGTGGTCTATAGGAGAGAGCTGGGTTGTAGCCATAGCTGGGAAGTAGAGACGGTGCAGCCAGAGTAGCAGCAACGAGACTCAGAGTAAGGATGACCTGTGTTGAAAATTACAATTTTGAAGTATTTGGTTTATATTTGAGTATATAGTACGCTATCATGTAATGGGATTGAAAAGTGCATTTAAATTTTTTAGTACATACTATGAAGCCTTTTCTGTGCTTTATAAGATTGAATACCATTAacgtataaataaatatatatatatatatatatatatatatatatatatatatatatatatatatatatatatatatatatatatatatatatatatatatatatatatatatatatatatatatatatatatatgccatatatgtaaaactggtcaattagcaagaactcatttaaaattaagtcctttctaaaattttctcttatacgtttaaagatatatttttttcattaatgttaatgtaaaaatttttaattttgctccaaaagaatcttagaagaataatttattttagcctaacccaactaaatatattttagatttgtttacagtaatttaatactaaacaaacacagtgaaatgtatttttttcgttaggttcagaatgattttggtgaaattattgcatacacaaattttcgattgtcctatatggcaagatgagcgttactatttaagcctagattgaaagttctgcctattcggcacgacatatatatatatacatgtatatatatatatatatatatatatatatatatatatatatatatatatgcacttaacaattcgcaaacgggcgaaCTTTTAACAAACAGTATCTCtgagtccacagcaggattcgaacctgcacactttgTATCAAAGAACACAGTACTTTCCCCACTCAGCCAGATTTGGCTTAGTGGCGAATCTATAAATACTTGCATAATACCAGTCAACAAGAAGTTAATACGAGAGTAAGTAACGTCACCCTcatgatggtgttgcagtgtctgaatgTTGTGTTTCTCTCGCTGCCCATCTCTTTATATACCTTCAAGAGTACCTGCTCTCAGTGCTATGATGCCCATCTGCTCAACTCAGTCGCATGAGGGGCGGGGCTAGGAGTGAGAGGGGGCGTG
Above is a genomic segment from Cherax quadricarinatus isolate ZL_2023a chromosome 81, ASM3850222v1, whole genome shotgun sequence containing:
- the LOC138855101 gene encoding cuticle protein 19.8-like produces the protein MKAVIVLSLVMAVMAAPSIPTNIYSPASVYPPAFFFKAPPRYNYGYSINDDFSGNNFGHQETRDGYDTKGSYSVQLPDGRIQLVTYTVSGDSGYLAEVKYIGEAKYPAYQPTYGPVPAYGPTSALLNPASGFSPIPFYH
- the LOC138855096 gene encoding cuticle protein 7-like; this translates as MRFGKKCLITHDDNVHLEVPYFPTYKTHNRSIITVILTLSLVAATLAAPSLLPSYGYNPALSYRPLPAYQVPPKYNFGYSINDDFSGNNFGHQETRDGYDTKGSYSVQLPDGRIQLVTYTVSGDSGYLAEVKYIGEARYPAYQPTYKPVPAYRPAPVYI